A single window of Neurospora crassa OR74A linkage group VII, whole genome shotgun sequence DNA harbors:
- a CDS encoding cellulose-binding GDSL lipase/acylhydrolase has translation MAALKLGFMALAPALAAAADIPLWGQCGGIGWQSAGSACTSVATCTSFNDYYYQCVPKPTSAAVVTTSSKPVTVSAAPTTTNKGGSSTFSTSIKPSSSSTEPTSSSTQPSFVPVPTSTSAKYLISFGDSYSQTGFDINGSKPSSSNPLGNPPLPGWTASGGLNWVGFLASQLNTSLTLSYNFASGGATTNASLVAPFAPTVLSFVDQVAQFSGSIASRPAYAPWNSENSLVAVWIGVNDVGNTWWMGESEMDALYGQIMDSYFGRLQVLYDAGARSFALLGAAPIYYTPSTIGQGATTVAAQKVAIAKYNSLLASRFDAFLEANTDATGKIVDTVAPFETAIKNPTAYGAPDATCFNEDGVSCLWFNDYHPGVQIQKLVAQAVKSAFTGTFF, from the exons ATGGCAGCTCTCAAACTCGGCTTCATGGCTCTAGCCCCAGCGCTAGCTGCCGCTGCTGATATTCCCCTGTGGGGACAGTGTGGTGGTATCGGATGGCAGTCTGCCGGCTCGGCTTGCACTTCAGTAGCTACTTGCACGTCGTTTAACGACTACTACT ACCAATGCGTTCCCAAGCCCACCTCGGCTGCGGTCGTCACCACCAGCTCCAAGCCCGTAACCGTCTCCGCTGCGCCCACGACAACCAATAAAGGCGGCAGCTCGaccttctcaacctccatCAAGCCATCCAGCAGTAGCACTGAACCTACCAGCTCCAGCACACAGCCTAGCTTTGTGCCCGTCCCCACCTCTACCTCTGCCAAATACCTCATCTCCTTCGGCGACTCCTACTCCCAAACCGGCTTCGACATCAACGGCTCCAAGCCCTCGTCCTCCAACCCGCTCGGCAACCCCCCTTTACCCGGCTGGACCGCCTCAGGCGGGCTCAACTGGGTCGGCTTCCTGGCCTCTCAGCTCAACACCTCGCTCACGCTCTCCTACAACTTTGCTTCGGGCGGAGCCACCACGAACGCCTCGCTCGTCGCGCCGTTCGCGCCCACTGTGCTCAGCTTTGTGGACCAGGTGGCCCAGTTCAGCGGAAGCATTGCCAGCCGTCCTGCGTACGCGCCATGGAACAGCGAGAACAGCCTGGTAGCGGTCTGGATTGGAGTGAATGATGTGGGCAACACCTGGTGGATGGGCGAGTCGGAGATGGATGCGTTGTATGGACAGATCATGGATAGTTATTTTGGACGGTTGCAGGTGTTGTATGATGCGGGGGCGAGGAGCTTTGCGCTTTTGGGTGCTGCTC CCATCTACTACACCCCTTCCACGATCGGCCAGGGTGCCACCACCGTCGCTGCCCAAAAGGTCGCCATCGCCAAGTACAACTCTCTCCTGGCTTCTCGGTTTGATGCCTTTCTTGAGGCCAACACCGATGCCACAGGAAAGATCGTCGATACCGTGGCGCCCTTTGAGACGGCCATCAAGAACCCGACGGCGTATGGAGCGCCCGATGCTACTTGCTTCAACGAGGACGGCGTGAGCTGCCTGTGGTTTAATGACTACCATCCTGGTGTGCAAATCCAGAAGTTAGTCGCGCAAGCGGTTAAGAGTGCCTTTACTGGGACTTTCTTCTGA